DNA from Prionailurus bengalensis isolate Pbe53 chromosome X, Fcat_Pben_1.1_paternal_pri, whole genome shotgun sequence:
GTTCCATAGGAAGGGGACACCAACCTAAATACATAAACGTTTGCTCCCCACATTTACTGCAAGAAAATTGTGCCAAATTAGTGACTtgcagggcacatgggtggctcagtcagttaagcatgtgactcttcattttggctcaggtcatgatctcatgggttcatgagttcgaggcgttgggctctgcactggcagcacagagcctgcttgggattctctctccctccctccctctctctctgcccttccctgcttgtgccctctctctcactctctctctcaaaataaaataagtaaactttttaaaaaagttttaaaaattagcaacttGCAAGAAAGTTTGAAAGACTGAAGATACTTATGTGTTTGGTTGTAAGATATGGTGCCAGCTTGAGAATAGAGAACAAGCAGTTAAATGGAACTAGCTTATGTGGTGCCTAGAAGGTCAACAGAAATGTGGACTGTCAAACTTTGCTAATAGAATTTGCATTAGTGAAAAGCCTAAATTACATGTACATAATAATAtgccactttattattttcagtgcaTTCTGTACATATGAAATGGCTAAATGTTGCCTAGCAGAGGTCCCACCAGACCTGATCCTGCCTGACTTATAATTAGCATATTTATTTGTTAGTATGCAAATGAGTACCACTATAGTACTTGGGAAAAATTGTGTTGTTAAGTAAATGCAGCATTCCTCACACAGTTTTCCTCCAACTATTCATTAGTGCTGCCaacccctccccctttttttttcagagagtaCGTTAAACAGCAAACCAGCAGAAGTATGTGAATTTATATAATGGCAGTCCAGTTGTGTTGGACTGGGAAGATGGTATGAATACACGGAAGATCTTTAAGTAAGTACCAAATATGTAAAATGGATCTCATGGCAGCTTAGATAAGGTGCAAATTGGAATATGCAAAGACAAACCTTCCCATTTGTAAACCCATTTGCTCTCATTTAAACTTACACACGTATAGCAAAAACACTTTGACATCAAGACTCAAAGTCCAGCTACATTGCTTACTAGCTTTTGACTGGCTCAGCAAGCTCTTTTGTGCCTAGAACATAGGTTTTGCTCTTCACAAACATGAAGACATAAGCAGTATTGTGGCAATATAGCATAGTGGTTAAACAAGAGGTCTCTGAAGTCAGACCAACTGAGCTCAGCATCCTGACCACTACACTAGCTATGTATCATTTCatcaagttatttaacctttttaatccttgatttcttcatctgtaaatggaacATCTTAGTAGTCCTACTTAACTCATAGAGTTGTAGTGAATGTTTAATAAGATGATCCACAAAAAGCACTTAGCAGCATGTGGGCAACATACTAAGCCCTAAATAAACACTAGATCTTAAAGTGTTATCCTTAAATCTTCATTTTGGTTTATGCCCAGTCAACTCCACTATAAATGGTCTTGTTAAGAACATTAAACATTACCTCTGTGTTGCTTAACTCAGTGGACATCCCTACATGACTTCAGCAGCATTTAATTCAGATGATTAATTTCCcctttttgaaatgtaaaaactgaGATTTCAGGAAGATGTGAGGAAGAGCTAATTGCTTAAATTTTGGATCAGGTTCTGGAAAGGGATTGCGGCATCTCTGTCTTGGGAACACTAAAACATGATCACCTAAAGCATCCTATGTGTTTTGAACACTCAGCTGCCCAAAGACAGAAGCTGGGTTAGATGttctctgaatatttctttttgcCTATGATTTTTCCAAATTAGTGAATGATACCAGCTACCATTTGTGCAGCAATAGCTAAAATATAGGTGTGGGCATTTTGCATCCTTGTATTTGTACCCTTGCAATTCTCACAAAAACCTTGTAAAGTGAGTAttctccacattttaaaattgatgaaATTGGGTTATAAAAGCACAAATAACAAAGTCatgaaaatatttagtaataaattcagaatattaatcttttcatttattcactcattcttaTATAAATCCAACCAATATTTGTTGGGCACCTATCATGTGCCAAGCAAGCATCGTCTTTAGTACTGTTCTACAGCACTGAACATAGTAGATAAAATTCATGCCCTTGTTGAGCTTGTATTCTAATAGGAAGAGAATATGACCCAGGACTGTCTGGTTCCAAGGACTTGATTCCATTCTATAATCTAATGTAATGTCTCTGACCAGTTCTTGTGTGATGTTACTATTTTACAATAAGGctgaatttttccctttttagacACAGCAGAACCATGCACCAAGGAAACCAAAGTATCTCCAAATTCTTCCTCCTGGGACTCACTGTGGGGTCTGAACAGCAAAAGCTCATCTTTATGCTGTTTCTGTGCATGTATCTGGTCACCATGGTAGGAAACTTACTTATCATCCTGGCTATTATCAATGATGCTCACCTTCATagccccatgtacttcttccttgccaatctaTCCTTCAATGACATCTGCTTCACAACCACCACAATCCCCAAAATGTTGGCAGACATCCCAAGCCAAAGCCCAACCATCTCCTTTGCAGGATGCCTCACACAAATGTACTTTTTTATGTTGCTGGTGGACCTGGACAATTTCCTTTTGGCAGCCATGGCATATGACCGGTATGTTGCCATCTGTCACCCATTACACTATGCTGCATTACTGAACCCCAAGCGTTGTGCCCTGTTGGTAGTGACTCCATGGGTCATCTCCAATCTTGTCTCAATACTGCATCTCAGTCTGCTGAGTCTCTTGACTATCTGTGATCAGAGAAAAATCCCACACTTTTTCTGTGACCTGGAACCCATTTTAAGGTTTGCTTGCtcagacactcaaatcaatgaCTTGACAATCCTAGTTGTTGGGGGAGCAGTTATCTTTATCCCCTTCACCTTCATTATTGTCTCCTATGCCATTATTTGTTGCACTGTACTTGGGGTTGCTTCAGCCAAAGGGAAGTGGAGAACTTTCTCCACTTGTGGCTCCCATCTCTCAGCTGTGGCCCTCTTCTATGGATCCATTGTTGGGGTATACTTTCTCCCCTCTTCTGCCTACTCAGCAGAAAGGGATAAGGTAGCTGCCATCATATATACAATTGTAACTCCCATGATGAACCCCTTCATTTATAGTCTGAGGAACAAGGACATGAAAGGAGCACTGAGGAGACTATTCAGCAAGAAAACCTTTTTCTGGAGGTGGTTAGCCCTGCCATAAGAGACACCTCGATCAACTTTCTAGACTTGGATTAGCACACAGAGGGTCCAAAGCCTCAGGCTATTGTGCTACTATGGTAGTTGCTCATTCATTTCCTGTCCCCCAATCCAGGTCCAAGATTCTAGATCAGGTTCATCTCTCcatcaaaaacaacaataattaaacagaacaaaatgtgCCTTTATTCCACAATTTTTTACCAGTTACATAGAGCTCTCCCTGAATAAGCTCATGGCTGTATAGTCAGTACTTAGTATTTGTTCTCTaatttttggtttgtgtttccctctcaTCTCTACCAAACTCTATATGTTAGATCATTGATAGGAAgggatgaaggagggaaggagggaaggagggaaggaaggaaggaagggatggaggaaggaaggaagagagggagggaagaattggTAATAGCCCAATATCTTATAGACAATACCATATTAAAGTTCACAACTCCCAAATAACTTGATTCTCACAATAACCCTTTGAGGTAAATACCATATCATTCTTATGTACTAGGCAAGAAAAAAGATGTGCCAGCAGAAGAAAAGCAAGCTAAGAGGAACACAATCATGTCAGTTGTCCTGCTCTGAACCCTACAGATGCTCCCCACCAAAGATAAACGTCTTTTAAGCATTTAAGAACTTTTACCACTTGGATATACTTATATTTTCAGGAGTTTGAACCATCATTCATTAACCCCTACCCCACCACTTTCAGAACACCCTACTTTTCAGCTACATTGAACACCTTATCATTCTTTGAGCAGTCTATGGGTTTGCATGACTCTTGTCTTTGTACATGTTACATCTTCTCTGGATTATCAGTTCCACTTTCTTCCTATAGACAtttgacactttttaaaagactCCACCTCAAGTCTTACATTCTGTGTGAATTCTTTCATAATTCTCCCATCTCTTTAGGTACAattattcccttttctcctctaGGCCCCTGCAGCACTTTATTTTGTCATTGTATCATTTATCACAATAAATTATAATGATCAGGACATTTGCTGATGCTATCCAAGATGATCTGAGCTCTTTGTGGTGTGGAGgaactattttttattaatatttgtagCTCTAGCCTGGTATAATTCCTGGAacagagtaggtactcagtaagcaaaattataaaaaaaaaaagtctttcaaaagagaaaatttagttttagtttatCTCGTGCTGACTTGTTGAGTAATATTAGAGGAATCAACTAATAATATCTCTGAGATTTAGTGCCCCACTGATACCATCCAAGAAACAGTATACTAACTTTTGCATACTAGCTACCCACATGGACCATACAGGACGTGTTTGAGATTAAATCATTCTGAGACAGAAGGCTGTTGAAAATGCCATACTGGGTAGGTGCCAGGAGTCCAAAATAAATccagagaaatataaagaaaatcaagtatTAAAGGTATACAAGAATATGAGAGCTTGAGGTAAAAGCATTTTTGTGTGGGTATGGAAGCTAAAACATGATACCTGGTCCCTTTTATGGTGTATCTGTGCATTATCTTAACACTTGATCACAGAGGAGACTGCAGGCTTTTCATGCATCTAGTACTGCTAAAATGTATCCCATTGCATTATACCACCTGGGTTGAATGACACTTTCAGGGCTGGGTTTGTGATTTTGTGGGCTACACAAGCACTGCAATAGTCTAGTCAGTAATTTGCAAACTTGTGCTAATCACAACACTATTTTGTTACTACTGGTCAGCAGAGAGATTGAGCTAAATTTATAAATTgagatgaatatttaaaatgtagatcAATTTCACATTgccatgaaatttttattttacaaaagtacCAGTCtacaaaaatttggaaattaaaaaaaaactagaagcaTTAGATTCTtcttctcattctcctcctcttcctcttcattttccttcccctccttgttCTCCTTTGTCTTCTTCAACATAAAATCTTAAGCAGGGCTCTGTATGATGAGTACTTTTTAGCCAATGCAATCAGAATCTGATATTggttaatttaaaattcagtcaAAGCAGagtcattacacacacacacacacacacacacacacacacaccctaagaCCTTATTTTTCAGGATACTCTATTTTCACTTACTCCATGAAATATATATTCCTTAGTTAATCTTTTGATTTAAGGCCAAGACCTTTTCTTTGACTGCAGGTTGACTGAGTTCTATGCAATCATTCTTGCATAAACCTTATCCTTAATGCATCTTCTTTGACTTctagcttcagtttctttaaagtgaagcaaaaaatagtttaaaaaataaataaagtaaagcaAGAACTTGAAGACACTTGCAAAGCGAACTAAGTGCATAATCTTCCCTggatagtttttaattttgtttccaattttttatatCTAAATAATCAATAACAATGTTTTTAGTGACTTACCTTAATTAGTCTTCTTAATGCATGTAACTTAGTTTTTATAGAAACAACTTTCTTTTGCCTTCATATTGTGTTGGCttatgtgattttattaaattttactaaaaattagACTTGCAAAAACAAGTGCCACTAACACAAATagattttggaaaaacaaagctgaCTCTTGGTAAGGTAACACAGAATTGGTGGGACAAAACTATAACTGTGTGGGCATATAGAGAGTAGCTGACTAGCTACAGGTATTTATCAGGGTATGGACATTATCCAGAATTATTTGTGCAGAGAACACAGAGTGTCTCTAATCTCAAGTTATTTATGTCAAGATCAGTTAAGAGAGAGGTCAttgttttcaaaagataaaagcTGGTATGGTTAAAGCTGAGGCAGGGGACCTGAGAGCCTGCCCTTTCAGTCTGCTCCTCACCTTATCTTGGCTCATCTGTAGAAACTTGGTCTCTAATTGGAAGCAAGAATGGATACCAGCAGCTGACTATAGGGTGTCCATgctctgagaaatatttttttcctcctttgcccTTTTTAAACTAACAAAGATTGTTGTTGCAAGATGAATATATATCTaattgctccccacccccaaaacacaCTCACCAAGTTGATGAGGGATAAGCAAAAATAGTATACAGAACAGAAAGTAATGGGATGGAACCATTGACACACAAACGAAATTAGATGTCAGGTCCCAGGTCACACCTTGAGGCCAGAAGAAGCCAAATTAGATAATGTTTAGCCTAAGTTGTTGATGAGATGACAGAAAAGCTTTTGTAATGCCTGAATTGCAAGTGGGACTATCTAAGAGAAGGCCCCGACTGTATGCTGCTGATTTTACTACGTTGGAGAAAAGGGAGCTCTTTGGAATATGTGGCTTCTATAGGCAGGAACTATATCTTACTCATCTCTGAGGCCCTACTCTCCACTTTGGTGCCTTTCATAGAGCAAGAGCTAAAAC
Protein-coding regions in this window:
- the LOC122477862 gene encoding olfactory receptor 1468-like codes for the protein MHQGNQSISKFFLLGLTVGSEQQKLIFMLFLCMYLVTMVGNLLIILAIINDAHLHSPMYFFLANLSFNDICFTTTTIPKMLADIPSQSPTISFAGCLTQMYFFMLLVDLDNFLLAAMAYDRYVAICHPLHYAALLNPKRCALLVVTPWVISNLVSILHLSLLSLLTICDQRKIPHFFCDLEPILRFACSDTQINDLTILVVGGAVIFIPFTFIIVSYAIICCTVLGVASAKGKWRTFSTCGSHLSAVALFYGSIVGVYFLPSSAYSAERDKVAAIIYTIVTPMMNPFIYSLRNKDMKGALRRLFSKKTFFWRWLALP